The sequence TGAGCCTATGAAATCTGGGTAGCTGCATCCAGCTAGCTTATTAACTCAGGATCAAACCATCATCGACTGGTATCTCACTGCCGGTAATATACGATGATTGATTTGATAAAAGAAATAAGGCCACTGAGGCGGCCTCCTGTGCAGTAGCAGACCTTTCTATGGGAACTTGATTAATGACAAAGTTTTCAAATTCTAGCTTTGCATCGGCAGATAATAAGCTACGAAAATTAGTCTCTTCGGTAGTGCCAGAAACCAATGCATTAACTCGCACTCCTTTTGGGCCTAGCTCTCTAGCCCAGACTCGGATACTTGCTAGTAATGCACCTTTGGAAGCAGCATATAAATTAGTTGAAGCAGCTCCTTCATACACAGAACTGGAACTCGATACGAGAATCGAAGCGTGACTTTTCAGATACTTACTTAGTGCTACAATCTGTAATATTGGCCCTCTAGAATTTACATCCATGACATGTTTATAAATGTCTTCTGTTACCTCATCACAATCATAAAGTCTCGCGATACCGGCATTCAGCCATAGACCATCGAGGTAACCTTGCTCTTTAACAACTGCGGCCAGTTCAACCCCTGTTGATGGACTCCCAGAGTCATTTTCAACCACAGTAATACATGGACCAAATCGCAGTTGTAATGCTTTGAGCTTAGTCACATTACGTCCTGTAGCGATTACCTTGCCGCCATCCTTGATAATACTTTCCGTAGTGGCCAATCCTAAGCCACTAGTAGCTCCCGTTATTAAGTAGAGCTTACCTTGAAAATCATACATATTAATTCCTAGCTTGATCTAGCCATTCTTCCAGGGAAATTTGACCGATATTTCACAGTGCAATTAGCTCACACTCAGATGCGCTATGTTCATAAGTCCCTCGATTTTCATTGAGGGACTTATTGTTTAAACCAGGTAAGCTGAAATCTTCACAATTAGACAGATTCTAGTGTCAGCACGAAATAGTTTTTTGCTTCGGAAACAGGCTTCACTGACATGTTGCTAGGAAACAGATTATCAGAAGCATTCCAGTCAACTTCTACTCCCCCACTCTGCGCTGAGTGTTTGAAGTACAGAGCACCATTGGCAGGATATATTCCATCTTTTTCAACTTGCACACTGATAAACATGTCTTCAATTTGCTCAGGACTCATCTTACCGATAGGGTAAAAGTCTGGATCATCACTACTAGATACAACCGGAATCAACGCACCAGAGCCTGATACGTTAGAGTGGAGTGTGTAAACCCCTTCGATGTTTTTATTGGTTTCAAGCTTGATGTAGATGACGTCGTTATCATTAGGAATAACGCAAAAACAACTAATACCTTCACCGAAACTGTTACCAATTTTTGGTTCATCTTCTTTAAACTGCTTAGTAATACCTAAACCTTCTCCATGTTGCCAACAAATAATAGAGACGTCTTTACCTACACGAATAGACTGAGTTTTGTCGTTAAACCCTTCTTCCGTAGCACCAATGACTCCGTCTTCAGGACTATAGGTGTGTTCGATACCGTCATAAACAGGCGCTTCAAAAAGTGTACATGTTGTATTATGAACTTGAGCTTTGCTCATTTTTTATTCCTACCTTATATATTTACGCTTATATTAAGAAACCATTCACTTACACATCAAAGTAATTCATAACCTGTTGATATTTATCAATGTAGAGTAAAAGATCGCCCATGGTAACGTCTCTTTCGGACAGGTAGACACCACCAGGAATTTAATACAAACTCATATATAAACACATCTAGATAGCAGGCCTTCTAGAAGAAGCTGAGCCAGTGACATAGGGGATCGGATCGAATAGCAGAATTATGGAGCCTGTGTTATTTGATGGGATATTTATCCAAAGTATTCTCACACTGGTTCATCGGAATTATGTCCTTTAAAACCCATTCGGGTTATCAATCAAATAAACCCATCCCCCTTGCTGAAATGTCATGACTTCTAGTGCAGTACCACTGATATCGCTATCAGCCAGTTTCCACTGGGAACGAATCAAAGCGATGTTGCCATTGATGTGAATCGACTTAGATAAGGTCTGCATTTTACTGTCAAAACTTAAATAGGGTTTTAACGCCTTAGCTATTTCTTTATGACCCGTTGCCCTCCTCCCATCCCTATCAAGAATGAATGTCGCATTTGCTGCAAATAATGTTGTCAGTCCATTAAGATCTTTTGCATCAAAATATTGAGCAAATAGAGAATGAAGCTCATCGGGTGATTGTGGCTTAGGATATTCGAGAGGAGCATCTGCTTTTGCATTAACAACAAAAAATGACACCAAGAGTAATAATGTTTTTACTAGGTTCATCGTTAATTCCTTGATTGTGTGCGCCATTAAGTAACTATACTTTGGCAATGAAGTTACGATACTCAAGTTAGTTTCTTTTTACTATTAGTAACCTAAAAGTAACTAGTTACCTTTAGGTTACTAAAGAATATAGATCAAGAAAATGATACTTTATGCCGATTAAGATTAGAGATACTACAACCTTGAGGAGAACCAAATGAAACATGTCACGTCACCTGAGGGATATTGCAGTGTTGATAAGTATTTATCCTTGATATCAACTAAGTGGACTGCTCACATCATCTACCTACTTGGAAAAAGTGAGCTAATGAGGTTTGGCCAGATTCAGAAACAACTGGCATTAGTATCCAGTAAAGTACTCAGCTCAAGACTGAAATCATTGGAGGCTGAGCAGTTTATCTGGAGAGAGCAACAAGCAACTATTCCTGTGACGGTTAATTATGGTTTAACCGCTAAAGGTAAGGAGTTAGCGGAAATCGTTAGTCTCGTAGTCGATAAGTCAGACACTTGGGACGCGAGCATTAATAATGGACAAGACATGGATTAACCCCACATAAGATCACACACTTACAAGACAAATGGTGATATTAATGCGTTTTCTTCAATCACATGTTGGAAGCGTGAGCGCGTCAAATTAATAGGTGTTACAGGCATACCGTAAAAATCATAAGCCTGTCCAGTGACTTGACCTCCTAACCCTTTAAGGATTTGCACCGTAGTATCGCGAGCATCACTAGTGAGGGATTCAGTTATATTATTAAATATGTCTTGGAGCGAATGATATGCAAGCTGTTTACCTATACCCAGTCCACGAAATTTGTCATCAACAACAAATCGTCCCCAATGCCATTGATCATCAATTTCCCAACATGCTACCGCGCCGACCCTGTAGCAGATTCTGTGTAACTACCTAAATTATATATAGTCTGCTATTCGATCTTCAAATTCAATAATAAAACGATTGAGTGCTGGTTTCCAGTTTCTTATCGGCATGGTCCACTTCTTCGAAGCTTGCATAATCGCCAAGTAAACGACTTTCTTCGCTGAGTCATCATTTGGGAAGAGCTTACGATTCTTGATTGCTTTCCTAATCACACTGTTTAATGACTCGATAGCATTAGTTGTATAGATGGCTTTCCGGATGTCTTGAGGGTAATTAAATAGCGTATTAAGATTAGTCCAGTGCCTGTGCCAGGATGCTGAGATACTAGGATATTTAGCGTCCCATTGCTCGCCAAAACGTTCCAAATTAAGCAACGCTTCCTCTTCGGTCACTGACTGGTAAATCCTCTTTAAATCAGCTGTCACCGCCTTGTAATCTTTGTACGGCACAAACTTCATCGAGTTTCGAACCATATGGACGATGCAGAGCTGGATTTGAGTGTTTGGGAACACGGTATTTATGGCATCAGGAAAACCTTTTAGACCGTCAATGCAGGCGATGAGGATATCTTTGAGTCCACGATTTTGAAGCTCTGTCAGTACATTTAACCAAAACTTAGCGCCCTCGTTCTCTGCTATCCACATGCCAAGTAACTCTTTATGGCCTTCGAGGTTAACGCCAAGCGCGAGGAAAATAGCTTTGTTGATGACCTTACTGTTCTCCCTGATTTTAACCACAATACAGTCAAGGTAAACGATAGGATACACGGGTTCTAGCGGACGAGATTGCCATTCGACGACACGCTCAAGGACTGAGTTAGTGACGCGAGAAATTAGCGTTGGTGATATCTCTGCGCCATACATCTCATCAAAGGTATCGACAATATCTCGTGTCGTCATTCCTTTCGCATAAAGATGTAAAATTTTGTCATCCATCGAGGTGAAGCGGCTTTGGTTCTTTTTAACAATCTCAGGCTCAAAGCTACCATTTCGGTCACGGGGAGTGTCTAACTCGAAGCATCCATCTTCGGTCTTTATTTGTTTGTGGGAGTAGCCATTGCGGTTATTACCAGCCGCGACCTTCTCGTTTTTTTGATAGCCTAAGTGATAATCGAGTTCAGCATTTAATGCGGCCTCAACAGTGACTTTGGTTAACATAGCCCTGAAGTCATTTAAATCGGCTTCGGTTTTAATGCCTTTAGCGGCTTGTTTAGCGAATGCTTCTAGTTCTTTTTTATTCATACTCTACCTTCCATTGACCCACATAGGGTACTGATTGAAAGGTAGTTACACAAAATTATTTACAGGCTCACCGCGCCTAAAACATATTCACCAGAACGTGCAGCCCACCAATGACAAGTAATATCTGCAGCTATAGGCACTAAATCTTCAGGTATTCCTTGCTCGCCAGAAAATACATTCGCAATCAGTGAATTAACTTCATTAAGATAAACAGAGCTAAGCCTTTCAATTTGAATACGTGCCCTATTCCTTTTGGCGTTAACCCTAAAAACATTTAAACGAAGTGTGCGCAAAGCTGTAATAACACTCTGAAGCTCCTGATCATTAATTCCTTCTAACATGTCATAAAGCTCTGTATTAGCTAAAGAATCTGCTTGTTCTAGACGTAATAACCCATCAGAACAAACAGAAAACCAGGTTTGCCTTTTATCAGTATCTTTTTTGTGCGCCGTTACATACTTTTTATCAACAAGGGTTTTTAAGGTTCGGCTAAGAGAAGCTTTATCGACGTTAAGTTGTAAAGTCAGTTCAGTAAACGGGGTTTGCCCATTTCTACGTAAGTAAGTTAATAAGTGAGCTTGAGTAAGTGACAAGCCTGAATTAAGACAGTTTTTATCCATCAAGCCTATCTCTCTAACTAAATAGCGCAGCTCACTGCGGATTGATGTTACCGATGACATTAGCACTCTTCATAACGTTGATAGTATCAACTACCATACCTGCATTGTTGATAGTGTCAATCGGTCTAATTTAAAATCAAAAGTACTACTGTGATCTTTTTAAACCATTAATCAGAGATGATTTGATAAAAAGGTTCTTCGAAAAGTAGATGAGATGAAGTGCCTTCACGATCGCTTCTGTTTTCATTTCGATAAGAAATAAAGTTCCAAGTGACAGCAGAGACATCTGATTGAGGTTTAACCCCAGATGAAATACCACTTTGACCTAACGTCAACTCTATCTCATCTAAAAAATCTTTCACTTTTTTCAGATCTTCGGAACTATAACCTAATTCCTTATCGGCTTTTATATAAAGAGTGATCTGTGCTCCAACGGCTACACGAGATTCTGGCGGGCAACGATGTAAGTCAGTAACTTTCCATTTGTCTATCGGACTATCTTCGGACAATAAAATAGGCAAAATACTGTCAAACCCCTTAGCTAACTGAGATTGTTCTATACTCACATGGATTTTATCACCTAAATACTCACGAGACTCATCTAGTTTGTTCCCATGAATAAATACATCTCCAAAAGGTGTATTTGAAAGCTTATAACCTGAGAATTGGTTGTCATAGGGACCTTTTGATAGCTCTTGATAACCATCATGAAAATTAGCATGTTTAAAATTTGATTTAGGCTGAGCATTCGTCTCTTTAAGTAAGTTTGCCACATCTTCTTTTTTTATCTCTTTAGAAGGTGCCGGAGTAGCTTGCGGAATATTCTGTGGAATAACTAGTGGCGGTAAATTAAGTTTAAATCTAGGCATAATAAAAAACTCTTAGTGAATTTATATTGGAATACTTTTATGGGAAGATAATAAATCT is a genomic window of Shewanella psychrophila containing:
- a CDS encoding SDR family oxidoreductase, which gives rise to MYDFQGKLYLITGATSGLGLATTESIIKDGGKVIATGRNVTKLKALQLRFGPCITVVENDSGSPSTGVELAAVVKEQGYLDGLWLNAGIARLYDCDEVTEDIYKHVMDVNSRGPILQIVALSKYLKSHASILVSSSSSVYEGAASTNLYAASKGALLASIRVWARELGPKGVRVNALVSGTTEETNFRSLLSADAKLEFENFVINQVPIERSATAQEAASVALFLLSNQSSYITGSEIPVDDGLILS
- a CDS encoding beta/gamma crystallin domain-containing protein, yielding MSKAQVHNTTCTLFEAPVYDGIEHTYSPEDGVIGATEEGFNDKTQSIRVGKDVSIICWQHGEGLGITKQFKEDEPKIGNSFGEGISCFCVIPNDNDVIYIKLETNKNIEGVYTLHSNVSGSGALIPVVSSSDDPDFYPIGKMSPEQIEDMFISVQVEKDGIYPANGALYFKHSAQSGGVEVDWNASDNLFPSNMSVKPVSEAKNYFVLTLESV
- a CDS encoding YybH family protein; its protein translation is MNLVKTLLLLVSFFVVNAKADAPLEYPKPQSPDELHSLFAQYFDAKDLNGLTTLFAANATFILDRDGRRATGHKEIAKALKPYLSFDSKMQTLSKSIHINGNIALIRSQWKLADSDISGTALEVMTFQQGGWVYLIDNPNGF
- a CDS encoding winged helix-turn-helix transcriptional regulator, with the protein product MKHVTSPEGYCSVDKYLSLISTKWTAHIIYLLGKSELMRFGQIQKQLALVSSKVLSSRLKSLEAEQFIWREQQATIPVTVNYGLTAKGKELAEIVSLVVDKSDTWDASINNGQDMD
- a CDS encoding GNAT family N-acetyltransferase, which translates into the protein MCYRVGAVACWEIDDQWHWGRFVVDDKFRGLGIGKQLAYHSLQDIFNNITESLTSDARDTTVQILKGLGGQVTGQAYDFYGMPVTPINLTRSRFQHVIEENALISPFVL
- a CDS encoding IS256 family transposase gives rise to the protein MNKKELEAFAKQAAKGIKTEADLNDFRAMLTKVTVEAALNAELDYHLGYQKNEKVAAGNNRNGYSHKQIKTEDGCFELDTPRDRNGSFEPEIVKKNQSRFTSMDDKILHLYAKGMTTRDIVDTFDEMYGAEISPTLISRVTNSVLERVVEWQSRPLEPVYPIVYLDCIVVKIRENSKVINKAIFLALGVNLEGHKELLGMWIAENEGAKFWLNVLTELQNRGLKDILIACIDGLKGFPDAINTVFPNTQIQLCIVHMVRNSMKFVPYKDYKAVTADLKRIYQSVTEEEALLNLERFGEQWDAKYPSISASWHRHWTNLNTLFNYPQDIRKAIYTTNAIESLNSVIRKAIKNRKLFPNDDSAKKVVYLAIMQASKKWTMPIRNWKPALNRFIIEFEDRIADYI
- a CDS encoding MarR family winged helix-turn-helix transcriptional regulator, producing MSSVTSIRSELRYLVREIGLMDKNCLNSGLSLTQAHLLTYLRRNGQTPFTELTLQLNVDKASLSRTLKTLVDKKYVTAHKKDTDKRQTWFSVCSDGLLRLEQADSLANTELYDMLEGINDQELQSVITALRTLRLNVFRVNAKRNRARIQIERLSSVYLNEVNSLIANVFSGEQGIPEDLVPIAADITCHWWAARSGEYVLGAVSL
- a CDS encoding hydrophilic protein virA protein codes for the protein MPRFKLNLPPLVIPQNIPQATPAPSKEIKKEDVANLLKETNAQPKSNFKHANFHDGYQELSKGPYDNQFSGYKLSNTPFGDVFIHGNKLDESREYLGDKIHVSIEQSQLAKGFDSILPILLSEDSPIDKWKVTDLHRCPPESRVAVGAQITLYIKADKELGYSSEDLKKVKDFLDEIELTLGQSGISSGVKPQSDVSAVTWNFISYRNENRSDREGTSSHLLFEEPFYQIISD